Proteins from one Bacteroides mediterraneensis genomic window:
- a CDS encoding TlpA disulfide reductase family protein, with translation MKNIYGYICLLCLCFVSLQVQAGRKKVLEYPGFVLSNTTEIEFKRMILTDEQTQVDAVMYGKPGTPVVISSRAMLKWGNGGVARLREAEHISLDGVTEPEVIGEDGRLEVILSFAPLQSDVHEVDFVEPEMGWNIFGIQLSRKEPYVYVPNFLTSENPVRQNELPEPGLSAGKAVVNGYLLGYEAKMSLYPELVYNDGLFPKEWNVPVKVRQDGFFHLETDLLQPTLTSLRLNGATLPLFLVPGEELTVYVNLPRLSMSASHLQGKQYEKKEKAWFDGTAETINRELSCGSKSALEAYQSVEKGLMEQPEIAAKLKADFDKVRPVCEHLLAASSLTSDDRKILKTVEFPEICTYVEAVAQALQLNAARMESTKEAVIASLATQVEGADILPRIIAPHKGRAILVDFWATWCGPCRKSMQAMVPLKRGLSSKDIVYIYLTGPSSPENIWKSSLSKMTGVHYRLTDAQWKYLCNAYGVTGIPAYLIISHDGKLQARYVGFPGVDVLQKDLLRALEE, from the coding sequence ATGAAGAATATATACGGATATATATGTTTGCTTTGCTTGTGCTTTGTGAGCTTGCAGGTACAGGCAGGACGGAAGAAGGTGTTGGAATATCCCGGTTTTGTTTTGTCGAATACCACGGAAATAGAGTTTAAGCGGATGATTCTGACCGATGAGCAGACACAGGTAGATGCGGTGATGTATGGCAAGCCTGGCACTCCGGTTGTCATCTCTTCCAGAGCCATGCTGAAATGGGGCAATGGAGGAGTGGCACGGTTGCGTGAGGCAGAGCATATTTCGCTCGACGGAGTGACAGAACCGGAAGTCATTGGTGAGGATGGAAGACTGGAAGTGATTCTTTCCTTTGCTCCTTTGCAATCCGATGTGCATGAAGTGGATTTCGTGGAACCGGAAATGGGGTGGAACATCTTTGGTATTCAGTTGAGCCGGAAAGAACCCTATGTATATGTGCCGAACTTTCTGACGTCGGAAAATCCGGTCCGCCAGAATGAATTACCCGAACCAGGATTGTCGGCTGGCAAGGCTGTGGTGAACGGATACCTTTTGGGATATGAAGCAAAAATGTCTCTGTATCCGGAACTGGTGTACAACGATGGCCTTTTCCCGAAAGAGTGGAATGTGCCGGTGAAAGTCCGTCAGGATGGTTTCTTTCATCTGGAAACAGATTTGTTACAGCCCACACTGACTTCATTGAGGCTGAACGGGGCCACTTTACCCCTTTTCCTGGTTCCTGGAGAGGAACTGACTGTCTATGTCAACCTGCCTCGTCTGAGTATGTCGGCCTCTCATTTGCAGGGAAAACAGTATGAGAAAAAGGAAAAGGCTTGGTTTGATGGAACGGCCGAAACTATCAACCGGGAATTGTCTTGTGGAAGTAAATCAGCCTTGGAAGCCTATCAGAGTGTAGAAAAAGGGTTGATGGAGCAACCGGAAATTGCAGCAAAGTTAAAAGCTGATTTTGATAAAGTCAGACCGGTGTGTGAGCACTTGCTTGCTGCTTCTTCCTTGACTTCGGATGACAGGAAGATACTCAAAACAGTAGAGTTTCCGGAGATTTGCACGTATGTGGAAGCGGTTGCACAGGCTTTGCAACTGAATGCGGCACGGATGGAATCCACCAAGGAAGCCGTAATTGCTTCGCTGGCTACGCAGGTGGAAGGAGCTGATATCCTTCCGCGGATTATCGCACCCCATAAAGGCCGGGCTATTCTGGTGGATTTTTGGGCTACCTGGTGCGGTCCGTGCCGGAAAAGCATGCAGGCCATGGTCCCTCTGAAAAGAGGTTTGTCTTCCAAAGACATTGTGTATATTTATCTGACCGGCCCTTCTTCGCCGGAGAATATCTGGAAGTCTAGCCTTTCCAAGATGACAGGGGTGCATTACCGGTTGACGGATGCGCAATGGAAATACCTCTGTAATGCGTATGGGGTGACTGGTATTCCTGCTTATCTGATTATCAGCCATGACGGAAAATTGCAGGCACGCTATGTAGGTTTCCCGGGAGTAGACGTGCTGCAGAAAGATTTGCTTCGTGCCCTGGAAGAGTAA
- a CDS encoding fumarate hydratase, which produces MATPEFKYQPMFERGKDTTEYYLLTKDYVSVSEFEGKPILKIEKEGLTAMANAAFRDVSFMLRRSHNEQVAKILTDPEASDNDKYVALTFLRNAEVAAKGVLPFCQDTGTAIIHGEKGQQVWTGYCDEEALSLGVYKTYTEENLRYSQNAPLTMYEEVNTRCNLPAQIDIEATQGMEYEFLCVTKGGGSANKTYLYQETKAILNPATLVPFLVEKMKTLGTAACPPYHIAFVIGGTSAEKNLLTVKLASTRFYDTLPTTGNEYGRAFRDVELEKQVLEEAHRIGLGAQFGGKYYAHDVRIIRLPRHGASCPVGLGVSCSADRNIRCKINKDGIWIEKLDSNPGELIPEELRQAGEGNAVKIDLNRPMPEILAELDKYPVATRLSLNGTIIVGRDIAHAKLKERLDRGEDLPQYIKDHPIYYAGPAKTPKGMACGSMGPTTAGRMDPYVDLFQSHGGSMIMLAKGNRSQAVTDACKKHGGFYLGSIGGPAAILAQNNIKSIECVEYPELGMEAIWKIEVEDFPAFILVDNKGNDFFKQIKPRCTGNCK; this is translated from the coding sequence ATGGCAACACCCGAATTCAAGTATCAGCCAATGTTTGAACGTGGTAAAGATACGACTGAATACTATTTGCTTACCAAAGATTATGTATCTGTAAGCGAGTTTGAAGGAAAACCCATCCTGAAAATCGAAAAGGAAGGTTTGACAGCGATGGCCAATGCGGCTTTCCGCGACGTTTCTTTCATGTTGCGCCGCTCTCACAACGAACAGGTCGCAAAGATTCTGACTGACCCGGAAGCAAGCGACAACGACAAGTATGTAGCTTTGACTTTCCTGCGCAATGCAGAAGTAGCAGCCAAGGGCGTACTTCCTTTCTGCCAGGATACCGGTACGGCAATTATCCACGGTGAAAAAGGACAGCAGGTATGGACCGGATATTGTGATGAAGAAGCGCTTTCTCTGGGTGTGTACAAAACTTATACAGAAGAAAACCTGCGTTATTCTCAGAATGCACCGCTTACCATGTACGAAGAGGTGAATACTCGTTGCAACCTGCCGGCTCAGATTGATATTGAAGCTACTCAGGGTATGGAGTATGAATTCCTTTGCGTCACAAAGGGTGGTGGCTCTGCCAACAAGACTTATTTGTATCAGGAAACGAAGGCCATCCTGAATCCGGCTACGCTGGTGCCGTTCCTGGTAGAAAAGATGAAGACCTTGGGTACAGCTGCTTGTCCTCCTTATCACATCGCTTTCGTGATTGGCGGTACTTCTGCTGAAAAGAACCTGCTGACAGTGAAACTGGCTTCTACTCGTTTCTATGACACACTGCCTACTACTGGTAACGAATACGGTCGTGCATTCCGCGATGTCGAACTGGAGAAACAAGTGCTTGAAGAAGCTCATCGCATTGGTTTGGGTGCACAGTTCGGTGGTAAATATTATGCACACGATGTGCGCATCATCCGTCTGCCGCGTCACGGTGCTTCTTGTCCGGTTGGTCTGGGCGTATCTTGCTCTGCCGACCGTAACATCCGTTGCAAAATCAACAAAGACGGTATCTGGATTGAAAAACTGGATTCAAATCCGGGCGAACTGATTCCGGAAGAATTGCGTCAGGCAGGTGAGGGTAATGCCGTGAAGATTGACCTGAACCGTCCGATGCCGGAAATCCTGGCAGAACTGGATAAGTATCCGGTAGCTACCCGTCTGTCTTTGAACGGTACGATTATCGTAGGTCGTGATATCGCTCATGCCAAACTGAAAGAACGTCTGGATCGCGGTGAAGACCTGCCTCAGTATATCAAGGATCATCCGATTTATTATGCCGGTCCGGCCAAGACTCCGAAGGGAATGGCTTGCGGTTCTATGGGCCCGACAACTGCGGGACGTATGGACCCGTATGTAGACCTGTTCCAGAGTCATGGTGGTTCTATGATTATGTTGGCTAAGGGTAACCGTAGCCAGGCTGTGACAGATGCCTGCAAGAAACACGGTGGTTTCTACTTGGGTTCTATCGGTGGCCCGGCTGCTATCCTGGCACAGAACAATATCAAGAGCATCGAATGTGTGGAATATCCGGAACTGGGTATGGAAGCTATCTGGAAGATTGAGGTAGAAGATTTCCCGGCATTTATCCTGGTAGACAACAAGGGTAATGATTTCTTCAAACAAATCAAACCTCGTTGCACTGGTAACTGTAAATAA